The following are encoded together in the Desulfococcus multivorans genome:
- the qrcA gene encoding menaquinone reductase multiheme cytochrome c subunit QrcA, whose translation MSALEEKAKAVSDGGGFALLFFIVGLVASLIVGWVIFPKLLYSQKRQPFDFNHKLHNELVGEGCESCHFFREDGSYAGVPKLAQCIDCHESVQGETEDEAVFVNAYVVPGREVPWQVYSRQPDCVFFSHAAHVKSAGMDCKTCHGDIGNSTTLKVYEENRITGYSRDIWGENIAGFKTNTWDRMKMDDCSECHVKLGVEQNSVQTGKGACFVCHK comes from the coding sequence ATGAGTGCATTAGAGGAAAAAGCAAAAGCGGTTTCCGACGGAGGCGGGTTCGCGCTCCTTTTTTTTATCGTCGGATTGGTCGCAAGCCTGATTGTGGGGTGGGTCATTTTCCCGAAACTTCTTTACTCCCAGAAACGCCAGCCTTTTGATTTCAACCACAAGCTGCACAACGAACTGGTGGGCGAGGGCTGCGAGTCCTGCCACTTTTTCAGGGAAGACGGCAGCTATGCCGGCGTTCCGAAACTCGCGCAGTGCATCGACTGCCACGAAAGCGTCCAGGGAGAAACCGAAGACGAAGCCGTCTTCGTCAACGCGTATGTCGTCCCGGGTCGGGAGGTCCCCTGGCAGGTCTACTCCAGGCAGCCCGACTGTGTCTTCTTCTCCCATGCGGCTCATGTCAAGTCCGCGGGTATGGACTGTAAAACCTGCCACGGCGATATCGGCAATTCCACCACCCTGAAAGTGTACGAGGAGAACCGGATCACCGGATACAGCCGGGACATCTGGGGCGAGAATATCGCGGGATTCAAGACGAACACTTGGGACCGGATGAAAATGGATGACTGCTCCGAGTGCCACGTCAAACTCGGGGTAGAGCAGAACAGCGTTCAGACCGGTAAGGGCGCCTGCTTCGTGTGTCATAAATAA
- the qrcB gene encoding menaquinone reductase molybdopterin-binding-like subunit QrcB: MKIDRRSFLSLGIGAAAGTALSPLPWKLTDDLSIWTQMWPWTPVPQDGDVNYVNSVSTLCPGGCGISVRKVDDRAVKIEGMKGYPGSDGKACVHCLSGLQALYGPTAVASPLKRVGERGEGKWRRISWDDAVSEIASKLDELREKGRPQTLACITGSDRGTVPELFKRFLKVYGSPNFMRAPGFEDTYEIVLKLMQGVDAAIGFDLENADYLLSFGSGILDGWGSSVRMFQARTAWNDNKAVVVQVEPRLSNSAACADRWIPIEVGTEGILALGIAHVIIKENLYKKDFVEKYSFGFEDWVGKDGKKHDGFKTMVLKHYAPNAVARLTRVDPDVVVETARAFAKAKSPLAICGRGRGDTPSPLHEFMAVHALNALVGGIHRKGGVWAVPLPDYVNWPEPKLDAAAEKGLAALRTDGAGTDRYPLAKYLPTRLAEVVNTAQDIPVEVLFVSGANPCYTLPDTQAVKAAFSRIPLIVSFASNMDDTAMMADLILPNHGHLERYEDVPAPAGMNTPMIGLCRPVVSPRRDTRHTGDVLLMLAKSLGGAVADAFPWESYQACLEQTLGKNWQPLLDNGFIRNTAYRPPAWQDAFRTPSGKFAFMSDACANDGKAVPAVAIEGKPEEYPLTLIPYDSMRLAAGPAVSSPFAIKTVDDTVLKGTDIFVEVNTKTGGKCGLEEGVFAHLSTPKGTVKVRVHLSDGIIPDVVAMPRGLGHAEFDEYVGGKGINVNELIGPVEDPVTGLNAAWGIRANLTIA; encoded by the coding sequence ATGAAAATAGACAGAAGAAGTTTCTTGTCTCTGGGGATCGGCGCGGCGGCGGGGACGGCGCTCTCACCTTTGCCCTGGAAACTGACGGACGATCTTTCGATCTGGACGCAGATGTGGCCTTGGACGCCGGTACCGCAGGACGGTGATGTGAATTATGTCAATTCCGTCAGTACCCTCTGTCCGGGGGGATGCGGGATTTCCGTCCGGAAGGTCGACGATCGGGCGGTGAAGATAGAGGGCATGAAGGGATATCCCGGCAGTGACGGAAAGGCTTGCGTTCACTGTCTTTCGGGGCTCCAGGCGCTTTACGGCCCCACGGCGGTCGCCTCCCCCCTGAAGCGCGTGGGCGAGCGGGGCGAGGGCAAATGGCGGCGGATCTCCTGGGACGACGCCGTCTCCGAGATCGCCTCAAAACTCGATGAGTTGCGGGAAAAGGGCCGTCCCCAGACCCTCGCCTGCATCACGGGCAGCGACCGCGGCACGGTGCCCGAACTCTTCAAACGCTTCCTGAAAGTCTACGGTTCCCCCAATTTCATGCGCGCCCCCGGCTTCGAGGACACCTACGAGATCGTCCTCAAATTGATGCAGGGGGTCGACGCCGCCATCGGTTTCGACCTCGAAAACGCCGATTACCTTCTCAGCTTCGGCAGCGGCATTCTGGACGGCTGGGGATCCTCCGTCCGCATGTTCCAGGCCCGGACCGCCTGGAATGACAATAAGGCCGTGGTCGTTCAGGTGGAGCCGCGTCTCTCCAACTCCGCGGCCTGCGCCGACCGCTGGATCCCCATCGAGGTCGGCACCGAAGGCATCCTGGCCTTGGGCATCGCCCACGTCATCATCAAGGAAAACCTTTACAAGAAGGATTTCGTCGAAAAATACAGCTTCGGCTTCGAGGACTGGGTCGGCAAGGACGGCAAAAAGCACGACGGCTTCAAGACGATGGTCCTGAAACATTACGCTCCCAATGCGGTGGCGCGCCTCACCCGCGTGGATCCCGACGTCGTCGTCGAGACGGCCCGGGCCTTCGCCAAGGCCAAGAGCCCGCTGGCCATCTGCGGCCGGGGCCGGGGCGACACCCCGAGCCCCCTCCATGAGTTCATGGCGGTCCATGCGCTCAACGCCCTGGTGGGCGGCATTCATCGGAAGGGCGGCGTATGGGCCGTTCCCCTGCCGGATTACGTCAATTGGCCTGAACCCAAACTGGACGCCGCTGCCGAAAAGGGCCTCGCCGCCCTGCGGACCGACGGTGCGGGCACCGATCGTTATCCCCTGGCGAAATATCTCCCGACCCGTCTGGCCGAGGTCGTCAACACCGCCCAGGACATTCCCGTGGAGGTGCTTTTCGTTTCCGGCGCCAATCCGTGTTATACCCTGCCCGACACCCAGGCGGTCAAGGCGGCCTTTTCCAGAATTCCCCTCATTGTCAGTTTCGCTTCCAACATGGACGACACCGCGATGATGGCCGATCTGATCCTGCCGAACCACGGTCACCTGGAACGGTATGAAGACGTTCCGGCTCCGGCCGGGATGAACACGCCCATGATCGGTCTCTGTCGTCCGGTGGTCTCGCCTCGCCGCGACACCCGCCACACCGGCGACGTTCTGCTCATGCTGGCTAAATCCCTCGGCGGCGCCGTCGCCGACGCCTTTCCCTGGGAGAGCTACCAGGCATGCCTGGAGCAGACCCTTGGAAAGAACTGGCAACCGTTGCTGGACAACGGCTTTATCCGCAACACCGCCTACCGGCCTCCGGCCTGGCAGGATGCATTCCGGACGCCCTCCGGGAAGTTCGCGTTCATGTCCGACGCCTGTGCCAACGACGGCAAGGCAGTGCCCGCCGTCGCCATCGAGGGAAAACCGGAAGAATATCCGCTGACCTTGATTCCCTATGATTCCATGCGTCTGGCGGCGGGTCCGGCGGTCTCCTCGCCCTTTGCGATCAAAACCGTCGACGACACCGTTCTCAAGGGAACCGACATCTTTGTCGAGGTCAACACCAAGACCGGCGGGAAGTGCGGACTCGAGGAAGGGGTTTTCGCCCATCTCTCCACCCCCAAGGGGACGGTAAAGGTTCGCGTCCACCTGTCCGACGGCATCATCCCCGACGTCGTGGCCATGCCCAGGGGGCTCGGTCATGCGGAATTCGACGAATATGTCGGGGGAAAAGGGATCAACGTGAACGAACTCATCGGTCCCGTGGAGGACCCTGTCACCGGCCTGAATGCGGCATGGGGGATCAGGGCCAACTTGACCATAGCCTGA